One Methanobacterium sp. genomic region harbors:
- a CDS encoding alpha/beta hydrolase → MSIVKVNDIDMYYEIHGEGEPLVLIAGLGMDISMWGTAHEIYKKYKVIMFDNRGVGRTDKPEEPYSIELMADDTVGLMNKLGIKRAHIMGVSMGGCIAQTIAIKYPERVNGLMLHVTYPKSPHYDPQVAVMFEQLRAMVKQPGFLDNLGKYPPTVDSFIRQFDAILEFDCLKQLNKIRAPTIIINGKNDVSNPIKNGEELESGIKDSKLILVNGDHLVLGTNPELVVAPVLEFLKEVDAKSVGE, encoded by the coding sequence ATGTCAATTGTAAAAGTAAATGATATAGATATGTATTATGAAATTCATGGCGAAGGTGAACCGTTAGTATTAATTGCAGGTTTGGGTATGGATATAAGCATGTGGGGCACTGCACATGAAATATACAAGAAATATAAGGTTATCATGTTTGATAACCGTGGAGTTGGTAGAACTGATAAACCAGAGGAGCCATATTCTATTGAGTTAATGGCTGATGATACAGTTGGCCTTATGAATAAACTTGGAATAAAACGTGCTCATATTATGGGCGTATCTATGGGGGGTTGTATTGCCCAAACAATTGCCATAAAATATCCTGAGCGGGTAAATGGTTTGATGTTACATGTTACTTACCCTAAATCGCCCCATTATGATCCTCAAGTTGCAGTTATGTTTGAGCAACTGCGTGCTATGGTAAAACAACCCGGATTTCTGGATAATTTGGGTAAGTATCCACCGACTGTTGATTCATTTATCCGACAATTCGATGCAATACTTGAATTTGATTGTTTAAAACAATTAAATAAGATTAGAGCGCCTACAATTATAATAAATGGTAAAAATGATGTTTCTAATCCGATTAAAAATGGTGAAGAGCTCGAATCAGGAATAAAAGATTCTAAATTGATCCTAGTTAATGGTGACCATCTGGTTTTGGGTACAAATCCAGAACTAGTGGTTGCTCCTGTTCTTGAATTCCTGAAAGAAGTTGATGCTAAATCTGTAGGGGAGTAA